Below is a genomic region from Vibrio cortegadensis.
AGGGAGATGTCGACATCGTATGCAAACTTAATCTGATTTTAATACTTTCGAAGAGCGGTCGATGGGATCACAAAAACAAACAGTGTATGACGTGTTATAAAATAGGGTTATATTCTGTGGTACCAAGGTATAATGCGATTAGAATACAACGCGGCTGATAATACTGAAATTGATAGGGAATTATGTGTGCAAACCTTAACTTTGATTAGAGGCTTACCGGGCTCAGGTAAATCGACTTTAGCAAAATCATTACCAGCTAAACATGTCGAAGCCGATATGTATTTCGTTAATGATGCCGGTACCTATGAGTTTAATGCATCAAAACTGAAACAAGCGCATGAATGGTGTCAAAAGCAGACTGATGAATGGCTAAAAGCCGGTGAGAGTGTGGTTGTCGCCAATACTTTTGTTTGTCACTGGGAAATGAAAGCTTACCAGCGACTTGCGAAGAAGCATCGAGTAGAACTTTGCATAATAGTGTGCAGAGAGAGCTATAACAATATTCATGGTGTCGATGCCGCTACGGTTGCGAGAATGAAGCGTCAGTGGCAAGAGTAAAACGTACAGAATTCCAAGACTTTAACTTTTAAAATAGTGATTATAAACATGGCAAAACGTTCTTCAATCGTCGATATGGTCTCTTATGGGATCTACTCAACATGGGATTCAAAATCTAAAGATCTTCCGAAGATCCAAGAGTTCACGACTCAAGTACCTGCTGAGCTTGATGTCGAATTCGGTTTCATCTTGAACATTAAAAAAGCGAAGGGTGAGAAGATTCGCTACTGCATATATCATCCAGATATCACGACAGATAAAGGTGAAGTATTAGAACCGTTTGATGGTGAGGAATAT
It encodes:
- a CDS encoding AAA family ATPase produces the protein MRLEYNAADNTEIDRELCVQTLTLIRGLPGSGKSTLAKSLPAKHVEADMYFVNDAGTYEFNASKLKQAHEWCQKQTDEWLKAGESVVVANTFVCHWEMKAYQRLAKKHRVELCIIVCRESYNNIHGVDAATVARMKRQWQE
- a CDS encoding DUF3859 domain-containing protein; translated protein: MAKRSSIVDMVSYGIYSTWDSKSKDLPKIQEFTTQVPAELDVEFGFILNIKKAKGEKIRYCIYHPDITTDKGEVLEPFDGEEYVGNNDWDFYLGDTIWAPIENKIGKWRMTVELKGQVVADKTFDLTAKDEGQFWKRRGF